A stretch of the Camarhynchus parvulus chromosome 4, STF_HiC, whole genome shotgun sequence genome encodes the following:
- the SH3BP2 gene encoding LOW QUALITY PROTEIN: SH3 domain-binding protein 2 (The sequence of the model RefSeq protein was modified relative to this genomic sequence to represent the inferred CDS: deleted 1 base in 1 codon) yields MPERGQKLLMALSSQRKQSFGGTGCRKTMCRSDKGSRMMASQEQVWPVPMKAIGAQNLLTMPGGVTKSGYLHKKGGTQLQILKWPLRFVIIHEGCIYYFKSSTSASPQGAFSLKGYNRVMRAAEETTSSNVFPFKLVHISKKHRTWFFSASSEDERKNWMLSLRREIGHYHEKKEIITEFSDSGSDADSFYGSVERPIDIKYSHHSADNEDYDQEEEDESYLQPDTSDIVKDDMVLPPAYPPPPVPHVRKSPYSEARAHSYSGKPSAPVPPPPPKRSLPEIKLEPPPVPPLPVFKKPASGKESHPLPPEPAPPAPVLAPPEACEKLKTLNLSPRTPPPLPANKPKLSQLAEKLAEPKVPREHGKPGLFVPPVLPKPPVPSHQPPAVKPRTEKSLGPQLQRSPPDGQSFRSFSFEKPALPSKPSQPDDDSDDDYEKVGLPVSIFLNTSESFEVERIFKASSPQGQPQNGLYCIRNSSTKPGKVLVVWDEPAGKVRNYRIFEKDGKFYLDSDILFLNMGSLVEYYSTHVLPSHDSLILRCPYGYSKPR; encoded by the exons ATGCCTGAGAGGGGTCAGAAGTTGTTGATGGCTTTGTCATCTCAAAGGAAACAATCGTTCGGTGGAACTGGCTGCAGGAAAACCATGTGTCGGTCGGACAAGGGCTCCAG AATGATGGCCTCGCAGGAGCAGGTCTGGCCAGTCCCAATGAAGGCAATTGGAGCACAAAACCTTCTGACAATGCCTGGAGGAGTCACCAAGTCAGGGTATCTTCATAAAAAAGGAGGCACCCAGCTGCAGATCCTGAAGT GGCCACTGAGATTTGTGATTATCCACGAGggatgtatttattattttaagagcAGCACATCTGCATCTCCCCAGGgtgcattttctttgaaaggtTACAACAG GGTGATGCGGGCAGCTGAGGAGACAACATCAAGCAATGTGTTTCCTTTCAAGTTAGTTCACATAAGCAAGAAGCACAGGAcgtggtttttttcagcttcttctgaagatgaaagaaag aaTTGGATGCTATCCTTGAGAAGGGAAATTGGTCACTACcatgagaagaaagaaataataacaGAATTTAG TGACTCTGGTTCTGATGCAGACAGTTTCTATGGCTCAGTGGAACGTCCCATTGACATCAAGTATTCCCATCATTCAGCAGATAATGAAG ATTATgaccaggaggaagaggatgagtCTTATTTGCAGCCGGATACTTCTGACATAGTGAAAGATG acaTGGTGCTGCCCCCTGCGTACCCACCTCCGCCCGTTCCTCACGTCAGGAAATCTCCCTACTCAGAAGCAAGGGCACATTCCTACTCTGGCAAACCAAGTGCACCTGTACCACCACCCCCCCCTAAGAGGAGCTTACCTGAAATCAAACTAGAgccaccccctgtgccccctttGCCTGTGTTCAAAAAGCCTGCAAGTGGCAAAGAGTCTCACCCGCTGCCCCCAGAGCCTGCgcctccagccccagtgcttGCTCCTCCAGAAGCGTGTGAGAAGCTGAAAACCTTAAACCTTTCCCCACGgactcctcctcctctgccagccaATAAACCCAAGCTGTCCCAGCTTGCTGAAAAGCTAGCAGAGCCCAAAGTGCCAAGGGAACATGGTAAACCTGGACTGTTTGTGCCACCAGTGCTCCCA AAGCCGCCTGTGCCAAGCCACCAGCCCCCTGCAGTCAAGCCCAGAACAGAGAAATCTTTAGGTCCCCAGTTACA GAGATCACCACCAGATGGACAGAGTTTTAGAagtttttcatttgaaaaaccAGCACTACCCTCCAAGCCAAGCCAACCTGATGATGACTCTGATGATGATTATGAAAAA gTTGGGCTGCCTGTTTCAATATTTCTTAACACCTCTGAATCCTTCGAAGTTGAAAg GATATTTAAAGCTAGTAGCCCACAAGGACAGCCACAAAATGGATTGTACTGTATTAGGAACTCATCTACTAAGCCTGGAAAG gtATTGGTTGTATGGGATGAACCTGCAGGAAAAGTGAGAAACTACAGAATCTTTGAAAAG GATGGCAAGTTTTACCTGGATTCAGACATCCTGTTTTTGAACATGGGAAGTTTGGTGGAATACTACAGCACTCATGTCTTACCCAGTCATGACAGCCTGATTCTCAGGTGTCCTTATGGTTACTCCAAGCCAAGGTGA